From a region of the Hippopotamus amphibius kiboko isolate mHipAmp2 chromosome 3, mHipAmp2.hap2, whole genome shotgun sequence genome:
- the LRRC55 gene encoding leucine-rich repeat-containing protein 55, with product MGSLPHHCCQQPKTGDTWSQLPWPGPPRPAVLLVSLLLAAGVMLSEGGTSCPVLCTCHNQVVDCSSQRLFSVPPDLPTDTRNLSLAHNRIAAVPPGYLTCYMELRVLDLRNNSLVELPPGLFLHAKRLAHLDLSYNNLSHVPADMFQAAHGLMHIDLSHNPELRRVHPRAFQGLAQLRDLDLSYGGLAFLSLEALEGLPGLVTLQIGGNPWVCGCTMEPLLKWLRNRVQRCTADSQLAECRGPPEVEGAPLFSLTEESFKACHLTLTLDDYLFIAFVGFVVSIASVATNFLLGITANCCHRWSKASEEEEI from the exons ATGGGCTCCCTTCCGCACCACTGTTGCCAGCAGCCTAAAACAGGTGACACCTGGTCCCAGCTGCCCTGGCCTGGGCCCCCACGCCCGGCCGTGCTGCTGGTCTCGCTCCTCTTGGCAGCAGGGGTGATGCTCTCAGAGGGCGGCACCAGCTGCCCGGTCCTTTGCACATGCCATAACCAGGTGGTGGACTGCAGCAGCCAGCGGCTCTTCTCCGTGCCCCCGGACCTCCCCACAGACACGCGCAACCTCAGCCTGGCGCACAACCGCATCGCCGCCGTGCCGCCCGGCTACCTCACCTGCTACATGGAGCTCCGGGTGCTGGATCTGCGCAACAACTCCTTGGTGGAGCTGCCCCCGGGCCTCTTCCTCCACGCCAAGCGCCTGGCGCACCTAGACCTGAGCTACAACAACCTCAGCCACGTGCCGGCCGACATGTTCCAGGCCGCCCACGGCCTCATGCACATCGACCTGAGCCACAACCCGGAGCTGCGGAGGGTGCACCCACGGGCcttccagggcctggcacagctcCGGGACCTGGACCTCAGCTACGGCGGCCTGGCCTTCCTCAGCCTCGAGGCTCTCGAGGGCCTGCCGGGGCTGGTGACCCTGCAGATCGGTGGCAACCCTTGGGTGTGCGGCTGCACCATGGAGCCCTTGCTGAAGTGGCTGCGAAACCGCGTCCAGCGCTGCACGGCTG ATTCTCAGCTGGCTGAGTGCCGGGGGCCCCCAGAAGTCGAGGGCGCCCCACTCTTCTCCCTCACCGAGGAGAGCTTCAAGGCTTGCcacctgaccctgaccctggaCGATTACCTCTTCATCGCCTTTGTGGGTTTTGTGGTCTCCATCGCATCCGTGGCCACCAACTTCCTCCTGGGCATCACAGCCAACTGCTGCCACCGCTGGAGCAAGGCCAGCGAAGAGGAGGAGATTTGA